Sequence from the Panicum virgatum strain AP13 chromosome 5N, P.virgatum_v5, whole genome shotgun sequence genome:
tttttttagcttaaaattgtataaaattaaAGCCCGGACCTTTTACAGCCCGACTCTTACATTATCTAGATAAAAAATTAAGACCCTTTACCTCACCTATCTATAACAGAGGACGATGTTGCCTGTTGATATACATTCGTGTACAGATCCTATAATGGATTGGTGTACGCAAACAACTAGTAACAACTACTATACATTGTACTACACGATATTGATTCACTATTTCACTGGTCTACATTATATATGCCATCTGATTGGTTAGTCtaagcctccctccctccgtcaCCTGAAACGGAACCTCTCTGATTTACCCGTTCAGTGTTGTTGTCTATAGTGGCCTGGGACTACTGGACTAAAGTAGAAGTAGAATCTCCGTCCCATTCGTGCTGCACGGCCGCCGCAAGGAAACCATGACCCCACCCACGCCATCGGCGTTCCGCGTTCCTCATCATTCCCCGTGCGTGTGTCGggctcctccgcgccgcgcgcaAACAAGAAAGCCCAGATCCGCGTCGGTATTGGGAAGGCCAGGCCCATGTGGCCCGTTTTACAGACGCTGataagcccagcccagcccggcACCGCAACGCTCTCACGGTtggtggggcggcggcgtggtcgcgtcgccgtcacgTCGCGCGTGGTGCGACTGCGGAGTGGGTGTGCCGGCCGCGCGACGCCCGCACCGTTCGTGCCGTGCTGACCACACGACAGCACTCCGTTCGTTCCCCTCTTTCCTCCCGTGATCCCGGTCCGCATTCGTCTCCCTCAGCAGGTCGGACTTCTGGCTCTCCAAGAACTCGGCGAGGTATCTGCTCTCCACACGCCCCCCTTCCTCGATCTCCCCGCGCCTCCTAGCTCCTCTCGTCGCTGTGAATTCGACCTCTTCCCTAGCGATTCTCTACCAGGAAGGAGGTCTTCGTGGCGGGTGGTTTCCTTGATTGATGGATCCGTGGGGACACAATAGGCTCGAGTTGATATGATCTGGGGGCAATTGGGTCGGAGCGACTGTCGTAATTGTGTTGAGCGGGGTGCGATTGTCTCGGTTTCGCACGGGCAGATCTGGTTGCTTGTTCGTGCCAATTCGTTGGGGGAATTGCTGGTTCGCGAGATGTTAGGCAACTCAGGGATCTGGTTCCCTCCgggttgggacttgggagcaTGTGGGATGATGTTAGCTATGCGAATATGCGATTGCTATCGATTGCTTAGTTGCCCTCGCATGACGCTAAAGCTTGTCATATTCAGCCTGGAGATTCTAGGCTTCGAGCTCCTGATTTGTCAGGACAACCGTGCTGACCGTGGGGAAAGTGGTCATAAAAGACTTCTCTTGCTGCAAAATTGATGAGGGTCAACAGATTGGAGGTAAACTAGATGGGATAGGTGAAGAGTGCATTACCCAGGTAGAAGCATCACAACGACACAGCAAATATATCAGTGCAAAATCTGTATTGCTCTCCTTTGCAGGAGAGCATGTATTTTGCGTGGACTCGAAGAAACTAATATTGATGTCGTAGGAGCTACCATCTTACATATGAAACTAAAATAGCTAATCAAGCTATGGTTACTGTTTGGCGCTGATCATGCCTAGAGTGTACATCAAATCTCATATTATATGGTAACTCTAGGGCCATCACAAACTGTTACTCCAGGACCATAGTCTTATTAGTTCTGTTAATGGCAGCCTGTATTCACTTCACAGTAATAAACAACTCTAGGGCTCTTGATGTTGCTGCTGCATTTGTCAGCAGATAATAGTAGCTTACACGGAATTGTATTGCTACGTTCAAGTCATACCACAATAACATGTCTACAGAATAGCATTGGCGCATTGCAATGCTTAAATatgatatctatctgtcttaaCAGTTTGTTTTATATGCATAAAAAAGCATATGTGCAGTCTGTCCATCTCTAGCTAGTAACGTTTAAATCCAGTTATATAAGGAGTGCGAAGTTACTAATGGCGTATTTGGTACACCTAAGCATGACTAGCATTCATGTAGCACACATCTGAACAAGTGTTCCTAGGGCATTGCTCGCTGTATATGGCCAGTACCACACATGTGGTTATATTTGATATGTCTCGTGTTAtagaaaaaattataataattcCTATAAGAGACTACAGAATCACACTTAATAATAAAACAAGGGCCTCTGCATTTCCTTTTCTGATGTCTATTGAGTAAAACTACTGTGCACTTCTTGCATGTAACATGCCTACATGTTTCATTTGTATGTGTATCAGGAAGTTGTCTAAGTTCTTTCAATTATCAGGTGGCAAAATGTTTGTTTAATCATGCATGTTATTTCCCCGGCGCTCACCTCTCAATTATGATTCTGTTGATGATTCAAATACTCTTAGTATCAATGATGTGTATATTAGTTTTGATGTTCGACATACTAGTGTCGCTAATGCTCATCTGATTTTGCAGTTGCCAGGATGGAAATGTTTTTCGGCAGCTTTCTCGGTGAATCAGCATCATCACAGAACCTTTTTGGCCACCCAGATGTTGAGAGATGCCCATTCCTTAGGAACATCAACGGGGCTACAACCTTTTCATTTACTTCTGCTTTGCCAGTAGCTGTAAGATCTGTTTCTATGACCTTTTGTACTAGTAGTGATTAATGTTATGGGTTTGTCAGTTCCTTGACAATATACGGTACTGTGCAGGTCCGAGGAGGCAAGGGTCCAATTTTTGAGGATGGACCTGGCTTTGAGTCAGCATTCAAGCTTTTCCATGGCCGAGATGGAATAGTTCCCCTTTCAGAAAGATCATATGTACCTGATGAAAACCACAATGAGAGCATTAATGTGAAGACTGAACCTGCTCTGCCATTTAATCCATTGGCTGCTAGAGCGGCCACAATAAGTTTATCAGCGTTTGGACCATTTGGCTTTGGCTTTTTCAACGGCAAGGGCAAAAAGCAGAACAAGAAACCCAACAATCTAGATCAGTCCCACAAGAAGCCCAAGACCCCAGATCAGTCTTCCATGAAAGTTTGTTCTGACTATTCTTTCTTACATTATGCGTCTCATTTCATTTGCATCAGATGATATGTTACACTTTTTTTTATTCTTTCCATCCTAATATCAACCTGAGGCACAATATGTAAGTAATATCACTTATTCTAGATTTCATCCAAAGTCAGAACATTTCCTGACCATTCATTACATGGCTATATCCTAATCAACCCAAGGCTTAAATATGTATTTCACTTGCTCTACATTTCATCCAAAGTTAGTATATGTCCTAGCTATTCATTACATGGCTTTCTTCGAAGGGCTAGTGTTGTCGATCAGAAACCAGAGCTGTCTCATTCTGCTTGTTTTAATATATCTAACCAGTGTTAACATTCTCTTTCATTTGTTCTTTCCAGCAAAAGGGAGTCAACCCACCATCGCACGAGGCATTCAGTGATGAATGGTTGGAAAATGGCCAGTGCCCACTTGCGCGGTCTTACCGGGCAATGAGTGGTGTTTTGCCCCTTGTTGCCAAGGCTTTACAGCCACCAGCTGGTATGAAGCTAAAGTGTCCACCTGCTGTGGTTGCTGTCCGAGCCGCCCTTGCACGAACTGCACTTGTGAAATCCCTGCGACCGCAGCCCCTGCCTTCGAAGATGGTAGCCATTGCACTTCTGGGAATGGCGGCAAACATCCCTCTTGGGGTGTGGCGGGAGCACACCAAGAAGTTCTCTCCTCAGTGGTTTGCAGCTGTCCATGCCGCTGTTCCATTCATTGCAATGCTGAGGAAGTCTGTTGTGATGCCCAGGACTGCAATGGCATTCACCATAGCAGCCTCCATCATTGGCCAGACTATCGGGTCAAGGGCCGAGCGCATCCGTCTGAGGAATCTGGCTGCAAAGGGTGCTGTTGATTCTACAACATCTGCTGCCATGTATCCAAACAAGAATGGGAATTGCAGCGACACTGAGGGCAAGGCATGGGATCCCCTTGCGACAAAGATGGCAGGCCCAGCTGCTAGGGGTGCAACTGCGCCAACCCCTAGCATGTGCTTCTGATTGTTTTGCACATGTAGTTCACGCAAATCCCTGCAGAGATTTTGCCTGGACTACTTTATCTTATAGTGTCATGTAATTGCCTTGTTTGTCCCCGGAAAACTGAGCTGTCCATTGGGCAAGACAAGTGGAATAAATGGTACCACAGTTTGCTGTGTTGTTATGGTCTGGGCTCATGCACGCATCTGTAATTTGATGCTGCTATATTTCTATTTAAAAATTATAGTGTATGATTAAAGAAAAGTTCTGGGAGTTGTTCTCGGAGCTTTGTGTTGTCTTGCATGTCTGCTGTCTGCCGTTCAAGTCATCAGCTGTCATTTGATTAGTTGAAATGTTGGAATTCTGAAATGTGGTGTTTCGGCTGCTGAATTAGCCCTGAATTGATAACCTTCAACATGTGTGGGAAGTAAATGTAATCCCTGACCTGCCGGCACTGGTTTATGTCAGACTTGAGATACCATTAGCAACATGAAAAGAATggtaaggccctgtttggtttcgtATCACAACTACGACACACGATTTCCGAGAAAAAAATCTtaaatgcatggagtactaaacgaagtttatttgcaaaatcttttcacggatgtgtgtaacttttcgagacaaatctaataacggtaattaattgatgattggctacagtaatgctacagtaccaacttctaatcgtgcggtcaaatggcttattaggttcgtctcgcgaaatagcGCAGGGCTGTGGAGTTAATTTTACAAATTGCCTtaatttaatactcctaattattggtcaaaatttttgtgctactcacaaccaaacagggcctaaattcACAGTCCAACACTGTAATTCTGCCGACCTTCTGAATTTGCTGTCTGTAATCTGGGACTTCGTCAAGTGATCAAGTCTATTGCTATTAGTACAGAGGAACGGGTAAGACGGGGTAACGGCTTTGTGAAGTGCTGCCGTGTTGGTGTTGGAGACAAATATAGTGGCCGCTCCTTTTTCTTCTGCAGGTTTTCGTTTTGCTTCGGAAGCTTGCTCACGCTCAGTCTGTTTGGTCTGCTCTGAATGTTTCCTCGAACTGCATTATTGTGAGCTAGCGATAGGTGGCTAATGGGCAATGACAGTTCACACGTTCGTTCACCCTTTGCTTTCTGCCAACCTTAACCACGGTAAACGCAATCCAAAATCAGACACTGTAGTACTGTACACGTATAGAGATTAAAAAAATGCTCAAGAGCAGAAGAGGACGGGGCTACGCCCAGTAATCCGAGCTGAGCCTCCACTGGACCAGATCCGGCGATGGGGTCACCGGATCTGGCCGGCCCCTGGGTGGATCTGCTCTCCGCTTGGCTCGACGCCGCCGGGCCTGCccctgtgccgccgccgtcgtgcctgTCCTGCAGgcgcgccgtcctcgccgctAGGGCCTCTGCTCCGGTGGGGCGCGCTCGTGgggtgggggtgccgccgccgccgcccgcctcgggGCTCGGCCCTGGTTtggggcgccgccgctcgcgcctgcCTGGCCCGCCGGGCCGCCTTCGCCGTTGGGGTCTCGGCTCCTGTGGGGCGcggggccccgccgccgccgccgcccgccggtgcCGGGGCTCGGCCCTGATCTGGGCGACCTGTGGCCCGCCGCTGCTCGGTCCGGGGCGGGGATTACTTGTCGCCGTCGCTCGCCCTGGCCGGGGCTGTGGTTTGCCGCGTTTgtggcggctctggtggccgtTGCCGCGCCTTCGCATCCGGTGTTGGGTGGTCGCCGTGGTTGGTGGTGGCTCCGAGGTCGTCATCCACCCGTGCCAATGCTCTTTTGTTGCATCTCCGCCGTGCTATGTCTACGCTTGTGGTCGGATTAAGCAGATGCTTTGCCGCTATCGTCGTCTCGGCGGAAGCTTGGCCGCCGTCGTCGCTTCTTGGGCGGATGCTTGGCCGCCAATTGCTGTGCTGTTCGGTTTTAGACGGATGATCATCTTGGTGGACCTTTGCCGCTGTCGTCGCTTCTCGGGCGGATGCTTAGCCGCCGTTTTCCACGCTTTTAGGTCTTAGACGGATGCTTCGCCGTCTAGGTGGTTGCTTTGCCATCTTAGCTGTAGTTTGGTCGTTTAGTTTTTCGCCGTAGACATTCATGGTCACGATGTATTTTTTCTGCAGGGATGGATGTTGGTCGTTTCTAGGTTTGTTAGGTTGGGTGGcttctcttccttttctttttttctttttgctttaGCTCTCTTTCGGtcgttgccacttgcttggtggTTTTGTATTTCTGCGCTACGAGGGTTCTCTTGTAGCAGCGTCGCTGTAATTCtcctcctcttaatgaaatacgtgctcaggcacgttcgcgaaaaaaaaaatcctcctcttaatgaaatacgtgctcaggcacgttcgcgaaaaaaaaaaggttcaaCGCCATATCACTGTAACAGCGAGCAGAAATCTGGCCGCAGAAACGTGGTGCCGGAGTGCGGCCAGGATCATCCAATCCACCCACCTGTGGAACTGACCGGACGGGTCGGGGTAGAGCCTGTGCCGGCGTGGAAGGCTCACGTTTTTCCGGTCAAAATCAATGAATTTTTCCAGCAGTTTTTGTTCCTCTTCCCGTGCACCGGTTTGACTgtaaccgtgtgtttggttgcggaatgagtgggttgggttggatccaactttcattttgggggGACAGAGCCAACCCATCTTATTGTTTGGTTGCAGCTCAAATTTTGGGGACGGAGTGAACCCATCACATGTTTAGTTGAAGGAATTGGGAGTACGAGTTGGATGGCAACACTCACTCCGTTAGTGGGCCGttagtgggccccacatgtcggtctcctctctctccatctcctttcttcttctcccgACGCGCCCCGCGCCCCGGCTGCCCGAcctcctcgcccccgccgcccccgaaGCGCCGAATCTCGCCGCCCC
This genomic interval carries:
- the LOC120672852 gene encoding uncharacterized protein LOC120672852, which translates into the protein MEMFFGSFLGESASSQNLFGHPDVERCPFLRNINGATTFSFTSALPVAVRGGKGPIFEDGPGFESAFKLFHGRDGIVPLSERSYVPDENHNESINVKTEPALPFNPLAARAATISLSAFGPFGFGFFNGKGKKQNKKPNNLDQSHKKPKTPDQSSMKQKGVNPPSHEAFSDEWLENGQCPLARSYRAMSGVLPLVAKALQPPAGMKLKCPPAVVAVRAALARTALVKSLRPQPLPSKMVAIALLGMAANIPLGVWREHTKKFSPQWFAAVHAAVPFIAMLRKSVVMPRTAMAFTIAASIIGQTIGSRAERIRLRNLAAKGAVDSTTSAAMYPNKNGNCSDTEGKAWDPLATKMAGPAARGATAPTPSMCF